A region of Maridesulfovibrio sp. DNA encodes the following proteins:
- a CDS encoding Xaa-Pro peptidase family protein: MSDLEPNVVVPRSELESRWAKCRRFLPEVAPQAGGMLCFSRLQIYYLSGSFVNGAVWLPLEGEPVLFVRKSFDRARIESTIKNIVRFKSFKELAPLARESGQPLTEVMGAETAGLTWQLGEMLTSRMPEFKFVPGDKVLALSRAVKSEWELEIMREVGHLHNTALAEVLPELLEIGMSELEMAKYLWNVFFELGHEGHMRMQSFGEEIFLGHVSAGDSGVYPSSFNGPLGLRGVHPVSPYMGSGDKFWDAGAPLSVDCGFVMEGYHTDKTQLYWSGAKSSIPKEVLDAQLFCQDMQALAAENLKPGTLVSDVYAKVMAEAEKQGYMEGFMGIGECKVPFIGHGIGLTVDGFPPIAKGFDLPIEEGMVFALEPKQGIPGVGMVGVENTFEVKAYGAESITGNDFDIICIE, from the coding sequence ATGTCTGATCTTGAACCAAATGTAGTTGTACCTCGCAGTGAACTTGAATCCCGCTGGGCAAAGTGCCGCCGTTTTCTTCCTGAAGTGGCTCCGCAGGCTGGGGGCATGCTCTGCTTTTCGCGCTTGCAGATTTATTATCTCTCCGGTTCCTTTGTCAACGGTGCTGTGTGGCTGCCGCTGGAAGGTGAGCCTGTTCTTTTTGTCCGCAAGTCTTTTGACCGGGCCAGAATCGAAAGTACCATTAAAAATATAGTCCGCTTCAAATCATTTAAAGAACTTGCTCCTCTTGCCCGGGAATCAGGGCAACCCCTGACCGAGGTGATGGGAGCTGAAACTGCAGGGCTGACCTGGCAGCTTGGAGAAATGCTTACTTCGCGTATGCCTGAGTTTAAATTTGTTCCCGGTGATAAAGTGCTGGCTCTTTCCCGCGCTGTGAAGTCTGAATGGGAGTTGGAAATCATGCGCGAAGTCGGTCATCTGCATAACACCGCTTTGGCGGAGGTCCTTCCGGAGCTGCTTGAGATCGGCATGAGCGAGTTGGAGATGGCCAAATATCTCTGGAATGTGTTTTTTGAGCTTGGGCATGAAGGTCACATGCGCATGCAGAGTTTTGGCGAGGAGATTTTTCTCGGCCATGTTTCTGCCGGAGATTCAGGCGTTTACCCCAGTTCTTTTAACGGTCCGTTGGGTTTGCGAGGAGTGCATCCAGTATCCCCTTATATGGGTAGCGGTGATAAATTCTGGGATGCAGGTGCTCCTCTATCTGTTGATTGCGGATTCGTCATGGAGGGGTATCATACTGATAAAACACAGCTTTACTGGTCCGGTGCGAAAAGTTCTATACCCAAAGAGGTTCTGGATGCCCAGCTTTTCTGTCAGGATATGCAGGCCCTCGCTGCAGAGAATCTCAAGCCCGGAACTCTGGTCAGTGATGTATATGCCAAAGTCATGGCTGAGGCTGAGAAGCAGGGATATATGGAAGGTTTTATGGGGATCGGTGAATGCAAAGTTCCTTTCATCGGTCATGGTATCGGTTTGACAGTGGACGGTTTTCCGCCCATTGCCAAAGGATTTGACCTGCCCATTGAGGAAGGTATGGTCTTTGCCCTTGAGCCGAAGCAGGGTATTCCCGGAGTGGGCATGGTCGGGGTGGAAAATACTTTCGAAGTTAAAGCTTACGGAGCAGAGAGCATCACTGGAAATGATTTCGATATAATCTGCATTGAATAA
- a CDS encoding CoA-binding protein: MLIVDKKKLAALLDEVKVIAVIGAVDKPGRPVDRVCRYMIDAGYQIIPVHPKRQDVWGLKTYKSVTDIPVPVDLVNLFRASEFCAGHAREVLELENMPRCFWMQEGIFSPEARELLSGNNITVIEDRCIMVDHINLAGKK; this comes from the coding sequence ATGCTTATAGTTGACAAAAAAAAATTAGCCGCACTTCTTGACGAGGTCAAGGTTATAGCCGTAATTGGCGCGGTGGATAAACCCGGACGCCCAGTGGACCGAGTCTGCCGTTACATGATTGATGCGGGATACCAGATTATACCTGTACACCCTAAAAGACAGGATGTATGGGGGCTTAAGACTTATAAATCTGTCACTGACATTCCCGTTCCGGTTGATCTGGTAAACCTGTTCAGGGCTTCCGAGTTCTGTGCGGGCCATGCCCGCGAAGTACTTGAACTTGAAAACATGCCCAGATGCTTCTGGATGCAGGAAGGTATTTTCAGCCCGGAAGCACGGGAGCTGCTCTCGGGTAATAACATCACCGTAATCGAAGACCGTTGCATAATGGTCGACCATATAAATTTAGCAGGCAAGAAATAA
- a CDS encoding YkgJ family cysteine cluster protein has translation MSKAFECRMCGHCCQGEGGIIMTAKDRTRLAGHLGISEQDLIEKHSETVNGKIRLQSREDGYCVFYNEGCGVHPGRPDICRAWPFFRGNLIDEMSWEMIQEYCPGVNKEAGHAGFVKEGKQYIRDEGLRQHDPDVAPNALITDED, from the coding sequence ATGAGTAAGGCTTTCGAATGCCGGATGTGCGGCCATTGCTGTCAGGGAGAAGGCGGCATCATCATGACAGCCAAGGACCGTACCCGTCTCGCCGGGCACCTCGGCATCTCCGAACAGGACTTGATTGAAAAACACAGCGAAACCGTGAACGGTAAGATACGCCTCCAATCCCGCGAGGACGGGTACTGTGTTTTTTATAATGAAGGCTGCGGAGTTCACCCCGGCCGACCGGATATCTGCCGCGCATGGCCATTCTTCCGGGGGAACCTTATCGACGAGATGAGTTGGGAGATGATTCAGGAATACTGTCCCGGCGTAAACAAGGAAGCCGGACACGCCGGATTTGTTAAAGAAGGCAAGCAATACATTCGCGACGAAGGCTTACGCCAGCACGACCCTGATGTTGCCCCCAACGCACTGATTACTGACGAAGATTAG
- a CDS encoding DnaJ domain-containing protein: MNTRQAQSILKVGPNASEEDIKRSFRKLAFSMHPDLNPSPDAAQKFRELNEAYVFLKNVAGNTGAAKSSAEKRSYTRTKSDFKSHSDRKTAREGASAYRAQQSRAKTETRSNNTSNAQQSRYFFQKEEDVLKDILNDPFARQVFEDIYSQISKDKPFQKPSAPIKERKLNLNWGDKTASVDVSSGFGSGVKAWFQGQLDFEQTVSFPASALHPGRTVRITLQQGIRKKSKTLEITLPRDFVIGRPIRLKGQGRKLGPFKGDLYLRILAK, from the coding sequence ATGAACACAAGACAGGCACAGAGCATTTTAAAAGTCGGACCAAACGCCAGCGAGGAGGACATCAAACGTTCTTTTCGCAAGCTGGCTTTCAGCATGCATCCTGATTTGAATCCCAGCCCTGATGCCGCCCAAAAATTCCGCGAGCTTAATGAGGCCTACGTCTTCCTCAAGAACGTGGCAGGCAACACCGGAGCCGCAAAATCTTCTGCGGAAAAGCGTTCATACACCCGGACAAAATCAGATTTCAAGTCACACTCGGACCGCAAGACCGCTCGCGAAGGTGCCAGCGCCTACCGGGCCCAGCAGTCCAGAGCCAAAACCGAAACGCGCAGCAACAATACTTCAAATGCCCAGCAGAGCCGTTACTTTTTCCAGAAGGAAGAGGACGTGCTCAAAGATATTTTGAATGACCCCTTTGCCCGGCAGGTTTTTGAAGATATCTACAGCCAGATCAGCAAAGACAAACCTTTTCAGAAACCTTCAGCCCCGATCAAAGAACGCAAACTGAATCTCAACTGGGGAGACAAAACCGCATCTGTAGATGTTTCCTCCGGTTTTGGGTCAGGGGTTAAAGCATGGTTTCAAGGGCAACTTGATTTTGAACAGACAGTTTCTTTTCCGGCCTCAGCCCTGCATCCGGGCCGGACAGTACGCATCACCCTTCAGCAGGGGATTCGCAAAAAGAGCAAAACCCTTGAAATCACCCTGCCCCGCGATTTCGTCATCGGGCGCCCTATCCGCCTCAAAGGTCAGGGTCGCAAACTCGGTCCCTTCAAAGGGGACCTGTACCTGCGCATACTGGCAAAATAA
- the hisH gene encoding imidazole glycerol phosphate synthase subunit HisH, with amino-acid sequence MLAILDYKAGNQTSVQRALNKLGIPNQITADKEILSNATGIIFPGVGAAGQAMDELTSGGLDELLKDLVQQKKPLLGICVGCQILLDYSEENDTQALSVIPGECRLFNPSWEDYEGIPIRVPHMGWNQIELKQDCILFKDVDPEAHFYFVHSYYPAPEEKYIIGETIYGRPFCSLHGREGLWAVQFHPEKSGRPGLKLLSNFYEYCKEVSDA; translated from the coding sequence ATGCTGGCGATTCTTGACTACAAGGCCGGAAACCAGACCAGTGTGCAGCGCGCACTGAATAAACTCGGCATTCCGAATCAGATCACTGCCGACAAGGAAATTCTGTCCAACGCAACAGGCATCATCTTTCCCGGTGTCGGAGCTGCCGGGCAGGCCATGGATGAACTCACATCCGGTGGACTGGATGAACTTCTGAAAGATCTCGTGCAGCAGAAAAAACCGCTGCTCGGAATCTGTGTCGGCTGTCAGATTCTTCTGGATTACAGCGAAGAAAACGACACTCAGGCTCTTTCCGTAATCCCCGGAGAATGCCGTCTCTTCAACCCTTCATGGGAAGACTACGAAGGCATACCCATCCGTGTTCCCCACATGGGCTGGAACCAGATTGAACTCAAGCAGGACTGCATCCTTTTCAAGGACGTTGACCCTGAAGCACATTTTTATTTCGTACACAGTTACTATCCGGCTCCCGAAGAAAAATACATCATCGGTGAAACCATCTATGGGCGCCCCTTCTGCTCCCTGCATGGACGCGAAGGACTGTGGGCCGTTCAGTTCCACCCCGAAAAGAGCGGACGCCCCGGCCTGAAGCTGCTTTCCAATTTCTATGAATACTGCAAGGAGGTTTCCGATGCTTAG
- the hisF gene encoding imidazole glycerol phosphate synthase subunit HisF — protein sequence MLSKRVIPCLDVRNGVLTKGIKFKGNVDIGDPVETARLYYEQGADEIVFYDITASSEGRGIFLDVVERVASEIFIPFSVGGGINSVKDMRDVLLAGAEKVSVNSGAVKNPDIISEGAAAFGSQCVVLGMDVKRVEKSEKIPSGFEIVINGGRKYMGIDALEWAKTGESLGAGEICLNSIDADGVKTGYDLELTRLVAESVQIPVIASGGAGNPQHMVDAVTKGRATAALIASIVHYGDYTIPQLKDYMASKGVRVRNSW from the coding sequence ATGCTTAGTAAAAGAGTCATCCCTTGCCTTGATGTAAGGAACGGAGTCCTCACCAAGGGCATCAAATTCAAAGGCAATGTCGATATCGGCGATCCCGTGGAAACCGCTCGCCTCTACTACGAACAGGGTGCAGACGAAATCGTCTTCTACGACATAACAGCATCATCCGAAGGTCGCGGAATCTTCCTCGACGTAGTAGAACGTGTTGCTTCGGAAATATTCATTCCCTTCTCGGTGGGCGGCGGCATCAACTCCGTAAAGGATATGCGTGACGTACTCCTTGCCGGAGCTGAAAAGGTTTCCGTGAACTCCGGTGCGGTTAAGAATCCGGACATCATCAGCGAAGGAGCCGCTGCATTCGGTTCCCAGTGTGTGGTCCTCGGCATGGATGTTAAACGCGTTGAAAAATCCGAAAAAATTCCTTCCGGTTTCGAGATCGTCATCAACGGCGGCCGCAAATACATGGGCATTGATGCTCTGGAATGGGCCAAAACCGGGGAATCACTCGGAGCAGGCGAAATCTGCCTCAACTCCATTGACGCTGACGGCGTAAAAACCGGGTATGACCTCGAACTTACCCGCCTTGTGGCCGAAAGCGTACAGATTCCCGTTATCGCATCCGGCGGTGCAGGCAATCCGCAGCACATGGTCGATGCCGTAACCAAAGGCCGTGCCACTGCAGCGCTCATCGCCTCCATCGTTCACTACGGAGATTACACCATCCCGCAGCTGAAAGATTACATGGCTTCCAAGGGTGTGCGTGTCCGCAACAGCTGGTAA